Proteins encoded in a region of the Triticum dicoccoides isolate Atlit2015 ecotype Zavitan chromosome 3A, WEW_v2.0, whole genome shotgun sequence genome:
- the LOC119272844 gene encoding HVA22-like protein i: MQKHDLGILLLTAFAVFFSLQFLGDYDFGFADPFDLKYYYKAERIRLDFVLWVLVAMPMVIERFMDWTVSGLPMYEEAKLLLVIYLWQPSTRVSMVFRFQGAGHVYDGFLHPLVAWHEADIDRGLLELRARARDVTASQLKATATIGQVWLVEAARCVSSQLQDVRSGREGATH, from the exons ATGCAGAAGCATGACCTCGGCATCCTCCTCCTCACCGCCTTCGCCGTCTTCTTCTcgctccag TTTTTAGGTGACTATGATTTTGGGTTTGCTGACCCTTTTGACCTCAAGTACTACTACAAAGCAGAAAGGATCCGT CTAGACTTTGTGTTATG GGTTCTGGTGGCGATGCCGATGGTCATCGAGAGGTTCATGGACTGGACAGTGTCGGGGCTGCCGATGTACGAAGAGGCGAAGCTGCTGCTCGTCATCTACCTCTGGCAACCCAGCACACGGGTAAGCA tggtgttcagatttcaaggtgcgggGCACGTGTACGATGGCTTCCTCCATCCGCTGGTGGCATGGCACGAGGCCGACATCGACCGTGGCCTGCTTGAGCTGAGGGCTAGGGCGAGGGACGTGACGGCGTCACAACTCAAGGCGACGGCTACCATCGGTCAAGTGTGGCTTGTCGAGGCTGCCCGTTGTGTTTCGTCGCAGCTGCAGGACGTGAGATCAGGTCGGGAAGGCGCCACGCATTGA